From the Lolium rigidum isolate FL_2022 chromosome 2, APGP_CSIRO_Lrig_0.1, whole genome shotgun sequence genome, one window contains:
- the LOC124687671 gene encoding very-long-chain aldehyde decarbonylase GL1-4, translated as MAIRPGPLTEWPWERMGNFKYLVMAPAVVHGVHRVATKGWGDVDVAYALILPSLLLRMIHNQIWISISRYQTARSKHRIVDRAIEFEQVDRERGWDDQIIFNGLLFFLGYLALPSVRHFPLWRTDGAVMTALLHAGPVEFLYYWFHRALHHHFLYSRYHSHHHASIVTEPITSVIHPFGEHIVYFTLFAIPLLSTVYMGNGSALVFVLYIVYIDFMNNMGHCNFELVPKWMFQVFPPLKYLMYTPSFHSLHHTQFRTNYSLFMPFYDYIYSTMDKSSDELYESSLKGTEETPDLVHLTHMTNLQSAYHLRIGFASIASKPSDNSEWYMWALWPLAWLSMAVAWIYGSSAFVVEKIKLKKMKMQTWVVPRYNFQYGLTWDRESINDLIEKAILDADVRGVKVLSLGLLNQAKELNGNGELFRQKYPKLRVRIVDGSGLATGVVLKSIPLDAKQVFLHTGTSKIARAVAMTLCGRGIQVIMKQKKEYDMLKSQMPENKASYLKCSSNNVTKIWIVDKIDDTEQRMAPKGTVFIPISQFPPKKVRKDCTYLSTPAMKIPETMQNIHSCENWLPRRVMSAWHIAGILHVLEGWSTHECGDDMMDAEKAWSAAIRHGFVPLTKA; from the exons ATGGCGATCAGGCCGGGACCTCTGACCGAATGGCCATGGGAGAGGATGGGCAACTTCAAG TACCTGGTGATGGCGCCGGCGGTGGTCCACGGCGTGCACCGGGTGgcgaccaaggggtggggcgACGTCGACGTCGCCTACGCGCTCATCCTGCCCTCGCTGCTGCTGCGCATGATCCACAACCAGATCTGGATTAGCATCTCGCGCTACCAGACCGCCCGAAGCAAGCACCGCATCGTCGACCGCGCCATCGAGTTCGAGCAGGTCGACCGCGAGCGAGGATG GGACGACCAGATCATCTTCAACGGGCTGCTCTTCTTCTTGGGCTACCTGGCGCTGCCCAGCGTGCGGCACTTCCCGCTGTGGCGGACGGACGGGGCGGTGATGACGGCGCTGCTGCACGCCGGGCCCGTCGAGTTCCTCTACTACTGGTTCCACCGCGCGCTGCACCACCACTTCCTCTACTCCCGGtaccactcgcaccaccacgcATCCATCGTCACAGAGCCAATCACAT CGGTGATTCATCCTTTTGGCGAACACATCGTCTATTTCACGCTCTTTGCAATCCCGCTGTTGTCCACAGTTTACATGGGGAATGGCTCTGCCCTCGTCTTTGTGCTGTATATCGTTTACATTGACTTCATGAATAACATGGGGCACTGCAATTTTGAGTTGGTGCCGAAGTGGATGTTCCAAGTCTTCCCTCCTCTCAAGTATCTCATGTACACCCCATC GTTTCATTCTCTTCACCACACGCAGTTCCGTACAAACTATTCACTCTTCATGCCATTTTACGACTACATATACAGCACTATGGACAAGTCGTCTGATGAGCTGTATGAGAGCTCACTGAAAGGAACAGAGGAGACACCTGACCTTGTTCATCTCACACATATGACCAACTTGCAGTCAGCCTATCATCTAAGGATAGGATTCGCATCCATAGCATCCAAACCATCTGACAACTCTGAGTGGTATATGTGGGCGCTCTGGCCCTTGGCATGGCTGTCAATGGCAGTAGCATGGATTTATGGGTCATCTGCATTCGTGGTTGAGAAAATCaagctaaagaagatgaagatgcAAACATGGGTTGTACCGAGATATAACTTTCAA TATGGTCTGACATGGGATAGAGAATCGATCAACGACTTAATTGAAAAGGCGATATTAGATGCTGATGTAAGAGGGGTTAAAGTGCTCAGTCTAGGACTACTGAACCAG GcaaaagagctgaatggaaatggTGAACTATTTAGACAAAAGTATCCGAAATTGAGAGTTCGGATAGTTGATGGAAGTGGATTAGCAACTGGAGTAGTCCTAAAAAGCATCCCTTTAGATGCAAAACAAGTTTTTCTTCATACAGGGACTTCTAAGATAGCCCGTGCTGTTGCTATGACATTATGTGGCAGAGGCATCCAG GTGATCATGAAACAGAAGAAAGAATATGATATGCTCAAGTCACAGATGCCAGAGAACAAAGCAAGCTATTTGAAGTGCTCCAGTAATAACGTAACCAAG ATTTGGATAGTAGACAAGATCGATGACACAGAACAAAGGATGGCACCAAAAGGAACAGTATTCATTCCTATATCGCAGTTCCCCCCTAAGAAAGTTCGCAAGGACTGCACTTACCTGAGCACCCCGGCGATGAAGATCCCTGAGACAATGCAGAACATCCACTCCTGCGAG AACTGGCTGCCAAGAAGGGTGATGAGCGCGTGGCATATCGCCGGAATACTCCACGTCCTGGAAGGATGGAGTACGCACGAGTGCGGGGACGACATGATGGACGCCGAGAAGGCATGGTCGGCTGCTATCAGACACGGGTTCGTCCCTCTGACGAAAGCTTGA